The genomic DNA TCGGCCTGCTCCGCACGGCCCCCCCGTCGGCCGGCTCCACCCGGGACGAGGAGCAGACCACCGCGGCCCTGGAGCGAACATTCCGCACGTTCGGCGTGGCGGCTCGCGTGCCGAAGGCCCACCGCGGCCCGACCGTCACCCTTTATGAGGTCGAGGTGGAGGCCGGCACCAAGGTGAACAAGGTGCTGTCCCTGGCCGACGACATCGCCTATGCGCTCGCCACGCCCGACGTCCGGATCATCGCGCCGATCCCCGGGAAGTCCGCCATCGGCGTGGAGGTGCCGAACAAGGTCCGCGACTTCGTGATGCTCGGCGACGTCCTTCGGGCCCCGGCGGCCAAGGACGACCGGCACCCGCTGGCGGTGGCGCTGGGCAAGGACGTCCACGGCCGGGCTCAGATGGTGAACCTGACGAAGATGCCGCACCTGCTGATCGCTGGGGCCACCGGCGCGGGGAAGTCCTCCCTCATCAACTGCTTCATCACGTCGATCCTGATGCGAACCACACCCGAACAGGTGAAGCTGGTGCTCGTCGATCCCAAGCGGGTCGAGCTGGCGCACTTCGCCGACCTGCCGCATCTCCTGTCGCCGGTCATCGTGCATCCGAAGCGAGCCGCCGAGGCCCTGGGGTGGGTCGTCCGGGAGATGGAGCAGCGGTACGAGGCCCTGGCCATGGTGGGCGTCCGCGACGTCGACGGATACCGCGAGGGCCTCGCATCGGGCACGCTCCGGATCCCGGCCGGCCAGGAGGAGAAGTTCACTGACCTCCCGTACATCGTGGTCGTGATCGACGAGCTGGCCGACTTGATGCTGGTGTCACCGCGCGACGTGGAGGACACGATCGTCCGCATCGCCCAGATGGCAAGGGCCGTCGGCATCCACCTGGTCGTGGCCACGCAACGGCCGTCGGTCGATGTCGTCACCGGCTTGATCAAGGCGAACATCCCTTCCCGGATCGCGCTGATGACATCGTCACAGGCGGATTCGCGGGTCATCCTCGACATGAACGGTGCGGAGAAGCTCGTCGGGCACGGCGACATGTTGTACGCACCGTCCAACGCGTCGAAGCCGACGCGCCTTCAGGCCGCGTGGGTCACCGAGAAGGAGGTCCATTCGGTGTGCGAATGGATCCGAGCCCAGCGCGAACCCGAGTACGCAGCCAGCGTCGAGGGCCTGGGGCGCCCACCGATGGAAGGCGAGGACGACCTCGGTGCCGGCGACGAGCTCCTGGAACAAGCCGCTGAGCTCGTGATCCGGTCGCAGCTTGGCTCGACGTCCATGCTTCAGCGAAAGCTCAAGGTGGGGTTCGCTCGAGCCGGCCGGCTGATGGACCTGATGGAGGAGCGGGGGATCGTTGGCCCCTCCCAGGGCTCGCGGGCTCGCGACGTCCTGGTCACGCTGGAGGAGTGGGAGGAGTCCCGCTCGGCCCGCACGACCTGAGCTCGAGGTTCGATGGCCGCACCATTCGCGCAGCTCGACTTCCTGTATTGCCCGAGCGACGACGTCGCCGCCGAAGCCTCGTACTTCACCGACGTCCTGGGTGGCGAGCTGGTCTTCGCCATCGAGTCCGGGGGGACCAGGGTCGCGGCGGTCCGGCTGACCGGCGGCCCGCCGCTCCTCCTGCTAGCGGATCACGTCGAGGGCGATCGGCCGATCCTCGTCTATCGGGTGGACGACCTTGCGGCTTCGCTGGCCGAGCTCCAGTCCAGGGGATGGCAGCGGGCGGGCACGTTCGAGATCCCCCATGGACCCTGCTGTTCCTTCCGGACGGCCGGAGGGCAACGGATAGCCCTGTACCAGCTCACCCGACCCGAGGTCGCGGCCCACTTCGAGGGCCGCCGGGACTTCTGAACCGGGCGCCATCTCGTCGCCTTGTCAGCCCCGGCGCTCCGTGGGGCCACTGCCTATACTCCCACGCCACAAGCCGGATCCAGGAGGAAGCGTGCAGCGATCGACGATCGGCGTGGGCCCGGCGCTCCGAAGGGCCCGCGCGGCCCGCGGCGTCACCCTCGACGAGGCCAGCCGCGACACGAGGATCCGCCGCGAGTTCCTGGTAGCCCTAGAGGAAGAGGCCTTCGATCGCCTCCTGGGCGACGTGTACGTTCGGGGTTCGATCCGGTCGTACGCCACGTACCTCGGCCTCCCCTCGGACCAGATGGTGCACGCGTACGCGCGGTTCGCCGCGGCGCCGGCGGAGGCGCCGGCGCCGACGGGGCCACCTGCAGCGGAGAACCCCATCGGCGCACCCCGCCGTCGCGACAGCCACCTGCTGTTCGTCATGATCGCGGCGACGTTGCTGATCCTGGCGGCGTCGTTCGGGATCATCTCCACGAGGGCCTCCGCACCGCCCCCGGCCGACCTGTCCTCCGACACGGCGGGCCTGGCAGGACTGGGCCCCGGGATCGTGGCGTTGGTGGCCGCGGAGCAACCGGTCGACGTCACCGTGACGATCGACGCCGCGCCGCCGCAGACGTTCTCGTTGGAGCCCGGCGAGAGCCGCTCCTTCGAGGCCGACCTATCGCTCACGATCCGGCTGGACCACGGCGCCAGCGCCCATGTGACGGTGAACGGCGACGACAAGGGTTTCCCCGGAAGGCGCAACCGTCCCTGGCGCGAGACCTACAGCTATGGGGACGTTGGCCCCACGCCGTCACCGGCGGCGTGAGCGCGGGCCAGCCGAGGCACGCGAGAGGCCGGTGAGGGCCGAGGTCGTGGGGGTGGGCACCGAACTCCTGCTCGGACAGATCCCCAACACGAACGCCCAGTGGATCTCCGAGCGCCTGGCGGAGATCGGGGTCGACGTCCTGTACCACCAGGTGGTGGGGGACAACCCGGAACGGATCGCTGAGGCGCTTCGGCATGCGCTCTCCCATGCCGACGTGGTGATCGTGACCGGCGGCCTGGGACCAACGCAGGACGACATCACGCGCCAGGCCGTGGCTGGGGTGGCTGGAGCCCGGATGGTCCGCCGTCCCGAGCTCGAGGACATGATCCGGGCGAAGTTCGCCCGGGCGGGACGGACCATGAGCGAGTCGAACCTCGTCCAGGCGGAGGTGCCCGAGGGCGCGCGCGTGATCACCCCCGATCGAGGAACGGCGCCGGGGCTCGCGGTCGAGATCGAGCGCACGCGCCTGTACGCGCTCCCGGGTGTCCCCGCGGAGATGCGGGAGATGATGGAGGGGACCGTGCTGCGGGAGCTGTCATCGCTGGCGGGGCCGGCCTCGATCGCGTCACGGGTCGTCCGGTGCGTCGGGATCCCGGAGTCGCGCGTCGCCGAGCTCACCGATGACCTGTTCCGGGCCTCCGCCAATCCCACCGTCGCCTACCTGGCCGGCGGCGGAGAGGTGAAGGTCCGGCTGACGGCGAAAGCGAGAAGTCACGGGGACGCCGAGGCGCTGCTCGAACCACTGGTCGAGGAGGTCGCTCGGCGGCTCGGGGACCACGCGTTCACGACGACGGACGAGGAGTTGGAAGAGACCGTGGGCCGGTTGCTGCGCGACGGGGGGAAGACCCTCGCCTGCGCCGAGTCGCTGACGGGCGGTGAGCTCGGTGCCAGGAT from Candidatus Methylomirabilota bacterium includes the following:
- a CDS encoding DNA translocase FtsK, whose amino-acid sequence is GSARDAAGFVGAVTAWPISRGVSRLGAGIIWAGVTVLGMLIFTGTPLSAAWARVRELSAAAGVDEEAEPGRAARTKRDRRGRTEEDVPVVVDLRDHEAEPEPSSPPSGTESDTTFVPTPAPKGGAYKLPPIGLLRTAPPSAGSTRDEEQTTAALERTFRTFGVAARVPKAHRGPTVTLYEVEVEAGTKVNKVLSLADDIAYALATPDVRIIAPIPGKSAIGVEVPNKVRDFVMLGDVLRAPAAKDDRHPLAVALGKDVHGRAQMVNLTKMPHLLIAGATGAGKSSLINCFITSILMRTTPEQVKLVLVDPKRVELAHFADLPHLLSPVIVHPKRAAEALGWVVREMEQRYEALAMVGVRDVDGYREGLASGTLRIPAGQEEKFTDLPYIVVVIDELADLMLVSPRDVEDTIVRIAQMARAVGIHLVVATQRPSVDVVTGLIKANIPSRIALMTSSQADSRVILDMNGAEKLVGHGDMLYAPSNASKPTRLQAAWVTEKEVHSVCEWIRAQREPEYAASVEGLGRPPMEGEDDLGAGDELLEQAAELVIRSQLGSTSMLQRKLKVGFARAGRLMDLMEERGIVGPSQGSRARDVLVTLEEWEESRSARTT
- a CDS encoding competence/damage-inducible protein A; translated protein: MRAEVVGVGTELLLGQIPNTNAQWISERLAEIGVDVLYHQVVGDNPERIAEALRHALSHADVVIVTGGLGPTQDDITRQAVAGVAGARMVRRPELEDMIRAKFARAGRTMSESNLVQAEVPEGARVITPDRGTAPGLAVEIERTRLYALPGVPAEMREMMEGTVLRELSSLAGPASIASRVVRCVGIPESRVAELTDDLFRASANPTVAYLAGGGEVKVRLTAKARSHGDAEALLEPLVEEVARRLGDHAFTTTDEELEETVGRLLRDGGKTLACAESLTGGELGARITSVPGASDYFLGSAVCYSPRAKREILGVSQETIDGPGLVSAECAREMAAGARRLFGADVALALTGAAGPQPHAGAEPGQIWAALEAEGVSHQRGLRSPGDRDLVRRWAEQAGLDLVRRHLQGAPLPNGPRPP
- a CDS encoding helix-turn-helix domain-containing protein: MGPALRRARAARGVTLDEASRDTRIRREFLVALEEEAFDRLLGDVYVRGSIRSYATYLGLPSDQMVHAYARFAAAPAEAPAPTGPPAAENPIGAPRRRDSHLLFVMIAATLLILAASFGIISTRASAPPPADLSSDTAGLAGLGPGIVALVAAEQPVDVTVTIDAAPPQTFSLEPGESRSFEADLSLTIRLDHGASAHVTVNGDDKGFPGRRNRPWRETYSYGDVGPTPSPAA